CGTCACTCTTTTGCGCTTCATGCTGGAAAAGGAGGGCTACAGCGTCCTCGAGGCCGGCAACGGCCGCGCGGCCATGCAGCTCCTGGGCATGGACCCGCCCAACCCCCAAGCAAGCATCCCCGACCTTCTCATCCTCGACATCATGATGCCGATAATGGACGGCTACACTTTGAACATGAAGCTGCAGGAGCATCCCACCACGAGCAATATCCCGATACTGGTCCTGACCGCCAAGGGGCAGAAGATGCGCGACCTCTTCGAGATGGCCCCCAACGTGGCGGCTTACGTGCAGAAGCCCTTCGATCCCAAGATGCTCAAGGAATTGATAGCGGGAATCCTGGTCGGCAGGAAATCTTGATGGAAGCGCCCAAGCCGGCGCAGGCCGACGAAGGAACCTCGTTAGAAGAAATTCTAGCCCTCAAGAAGGCCAAGGTGGCGGAGCTTCGGTCCCGCGGAGTGGACCCTTACCCGGCGAAAAGCGCGAGGACCCACGCCTGCGCCCAGGCCCTCGAGCTCGGGGCTCCCTTAGGAGCCTCCGAGCATAGCGCCCGCGAAGTCGCCTGCGCGGGACGTCTCCTGTCGCTGCGCGACATGGGAAAGTCCATATTCGCCCACCTGCAGGACGGCACCGGCCGCTGCCAACTCTATTTCAAGAAGGACGCCTTGAAGGAAGAGGATTTCTCACTCATCAAGAAGGACTTGCACGCCGGGGACTTCATCTCCGCGGCGGGGACGGTGTTCAAGA
The window above is part of the Elusimicrobiota bacterium genome. Proteins encoded here:
- a CDS encoding response regulator, which translates into the protein MSTILVIDDEPEIVTLLRFMLEKEGYSVLEAGNGRAAMQLLGMDPPNPQASIPDLLILDIMMPIMDGYTLNMKLQEHPTTSNIPILVLTAKGQKMRDLFEMAPNVAAYVQKPFDPKMLKELIAGILVGRKS